From Candidatus Neomarinimicrobiota bacterium:
TTCATCATCGGGATTCAACTCCAGGGCCTTGCGGTAGAAATCCTTGCTCTCTTCTATCCTGCCGGCCCGGAAAAGGCTGTTGCCCAGGTTGTAAAGGACCCGGGCCTGGGCCTGTCGGTCATTGGTCCGCAGGGCCGCTTGATACTCCTGGAGGGCCTTCTGATATTCACCAGTACCGTAGGCTAGATTACCGAAGTTGTAATGGAGCAATGGGTGATCGGGATGTTCCCGAAGCAGCTCTTCATACCGCTGCCATACTTCATGCAACTCCGGCGGAAGAGCCGGTAAAGGCTGGGATTCGCCGGGGGACACCTGGCCTAGAAGCATAAGTGGTAGAAGTAACACTATTGCGGTTTTAGGCATATCTACTGCGCGCTTTCGGGGCCTCCCGACGACCACCTGGCAGAAACAATTCCAGCAGGAAGCAGAGTAGGGCGGGGAGAGCAAAAAGCTGGTAGCGGTCCTCAAACTGGGAAAACTCGTGGGTTTTGAGGGTGCGTTTCTCCATGGACAAAATTTCCTCCAACAACCCATCCAGATTCCCGCTGCGGTTATCCACTCTGCTGTAGGTGCCCTTGCCGGCCTGGGCCAGGTCCTCCAACATGAGCTCGTTGAGCACGGAAGTAACTACCCGGCCTGAGCGGTCCTTCTTGAACTCCTTACCGTCTTCAATGGGGATAGGCGCCCCTGAGGGAGAACCGATCCCGACCGCGTGGATGATAATACCCGTTTCAGCCGCCTTTCGGGCCAGCTCCAGGGCCCTCCCGTCGTGATCTTCGCCATCGCTCAGGATCACCACTGATTTGTACTTCTTAGTTTCCGGATCGAAGGTCCGCGTGGCCAGCTCCAGAGCTTCGGCGATCACCGTACCCTGAACCTGCACCAGCCTAGTATCCACAGCGTTAAGGAAAAGTCGGGCCGCGGCGTAATCGGCAGTGAGGGGGAAATGCAGGTGGGCCGTACCGGCAAAAACGATCAT
This genomic window contains:
- a CDS encoding VWA domain-containing protein, with translation SLWQQGRATRRLKRLGESRVQWYVLGRVRFPRQPVKNGLFFLGLGFLILAAVGPKVGTRVVELKRQGVDVIFLLDTSTSMDATDVKPSRLEKAKYEAGRLIDGLRGDRVGMIVFAGTAHLHFPLTADYAAARLFLNAVDTRLVQVQGTVIAEALELATRTFDPETKKYKSVVILSDGEDHDGRALELARKAAETGIIIHAVGIGSPSGAPIPIEDGKEFKKDRSGRVVTSVLNELMLEDLAQAGKGTYSRVDNRSGNLDGLLEEILSMEKRTLKTHEFSQFEDRYQLFALPALLCFLLELFLPGGRREAPKARSRYA